One stretch of Leptospira harrisiae DNA includes these proteins:
- a CDS encoding ribbon-helix-helix protein, CopG family has product MISLRLPEELEKKLSEVAKIENKSKSEVIKESLVYYIDNFAKQPSAYELG; this is encoded by the coding sequence ATGATAAGCCTACGATTACCAGAAGAACTAGAAAAAAAGCTTTCTGAAGTTGCTAAAATTGAAAACAAAAGTAAATCAGAAGTAATTAAAGAATCTTTAGTTTACTATATTGATAATTTTGCAAAACAACCTTCTGCCTATGAACTAGGTGA